Proteins from a single region of Burkholderiales bacterium:
- the leuS gene encoding leucine--tRNA ligase: protein MQAQYRPEEIERQARGYWESRKAFRALEHPGKAKYYCLSMFPYPSGKLHMGHVRNYTIGDVLTRFYRMKGYNVLQPMGWDAFGLPAENAAMSNNVPPAKWTRDNIAYMKKQLQSLGFAIDWEREFATCEPEYYRWNQWLFLRLLEKGLAYKKTGVVNWDPVDQTVLANEQVIDGRGWRTGALVEKREIPMYYLKITAYADELLEALEKLPGWPDRVKTMQANWIGKSFGVNFGFPYELDGEKKLLRVFTTRADTIMGVTFCTVAAEHPLATRLARDNPKLAAFVDECRRGSVIEAELAMMEKEGMPTGFYVTHPLTSEKIEVWVGNYVLMGYGEGAVMAVPAHDERDFAFAKKYHLPIKPVIDVGGKPYSLDAWQPWYADYGVCVNSGKYNGLDYQRAVDAIAADLKKMGLGEKQVTYRLRDWGISRQRYWGCPIPMIHCDSCGDVPVPDEQLPVVLPENLVPDGTGNPLAKTPSFYECFCPRCGKKASRETDTMDTFVDSSWYFLRYACADQNRAMVDERASYWLPVDQYIGGIEHAILHLLYSRFWTKVMRDVGLVKIDEPFNNLLTQGMVLNKIFFRKNASGRITYYNPADVEIIMDDKCRRAGAKLMADGEAVESGGIGTMSKSKNNGVDPQALIKEYGADTARLFMMFASPPEQTLEWSDSGVEGASRFLKRLWTFAHHWEPVIFGESKRRSGDFTRYEYPTNIANTNPTLAALRREIHAALKQASFDMERKQFNTVSSAAMKMLNSLQEGTLGVDSITEAAAAAGVFQLALHETMSILLRVLNPITPHIAHILWRELGYSGDILTAPWPTVDESALIEDEIELVLQVNGKLRGNMRVPRDSARDAIEQLAVSHPSVQKYVVGQPIKKVVVVPGRLVNVVV, encoded by the coding sequence ATGCAAGCGCAGTACCGGCCTGAAGAAATCGAGCGGCAAGCGCGAGGATATTGGGAATCGCGCAAGGCGTTCCGCGCACTGGAACATCCGGGCAAAGCCAAATATTACTGCCTCTCCATGTTTCCCTATCCTTCGGGGAAGCTGCACATGGGGCATGTGCGCAACTATACCATCGGCGATGTGCTCACCCGATTCTATCGCATGAAAGGCTACAACGTGCTGCAGCCGATGGGCTGGGATGCGTTCGGGCTGCCCGCGGAAAACGCAGCGATGTCCAATAATGTCCCGCCAGCCAAGTGGACCCGCGACAACATCGCCTACATGAAAAAGCAGCTCCAGTCGCTGGGCTTTGCCATCGATTGGGAGCGCGAGTTCGCCACCTGCGAACCGGAATACTACCGCTGGAACCAGTGGCTGTTCCTGCGCCTGCTGGAAAAAGGGTTGGCCTATAAAAAAACCGGGGTAGTCAACTGGGATCCTGTCGATCAGACCGTGCTCGCCAACGAACAGGTAATCGACGGCCGCGGCTGGCGCACCGGCGCCTTGGTGGAAAAGCGTGAAATCCCGATGTATTACCTGAAAATCACCGCCTACGCCGACGAATTGCTGGAAGCCTTGGAAAAGCTGCCCGGCTGGCCGGACAGGGTAAAAACCATGCAGGCCAACTGGATCGGCAAAAGCTTTGGCGTCAATTTCGGCTTTCCCTACGAACTCGACGGCGAGAAAAAATTGCTGCGTGTCTTCACCACCCGCGCCGACACCATCATGGGCGTGACTTTCTGCACTGTGGCGGCCGAGCATCCGCTCGCAACAAGGCTTGCACGTGACAACCCCAAGCTCGCTGCGTTCGTAGACGAATGCAGGCGCGGCAGCGTAATCGAAGCCGAACTCGCGATGATGGAAAAAGAAGGCATGCCCACCGGATTCTATGTCACCCACCCGCTCACCAGCGAAAAAATCGAGGTGTGGGTGGGCAACTACGTGCTGATGGGCTATGGCGAAGGCGCGGTGATGGCGGTACCCGCGCACGATGAGCGCGATTTTGCTTTTGCCAAAAAATATCATCTTCCAATCAAACCGGTGATTGATGTTGGCGGCAAACCGTATTCGCTTGATGCCTGGCAGCCGTGGTACGCCGATTACGGCGTGTGCGTGAATTCCGGCAAATACAATGGTCTCGATTATCAGCGGGCGGTCGACGCCATCGCCGCCGACCTGAAAAAAATGGGACTGGGCGAGAAGCAGGTCACCTACCGCCTGCGCGATTGGGGCATTTCGCGCCAGCGCTACTGGGGCTGCCCGATTCCGATGATTCACTGCGATTCCTGCGGCGACGTGCCGGTGCCGGATGAGCAATTGCCGGTCGTTTTGCCGGAAAACCTGGTGCCCGATGGCACCGGCAATCCGCTCGCCAAGACGCCTTCGTTTTACGAATGCTTCTGCCCTCGATGCGGCAAGAAAGCCAGCCGCGAGACCGATACCATGGACACGTTCGTGGATTCGTCGTGGTATTTCCTGCGCTATGCCTGCGCCGACCAGAATAGAGCGATGGTGGACGAGCGTGCTTCCTACTGGTTGCCGGTGGACCAGTACATCGGCGGCATCGAGCATGCCATCCTGCATCTGCTCTATTCGCGCTTCTGGACCAAGGTCATGCGCGATGTAGGGCTCGTCAAAATCGACGAGCCGTTCAACAATTTGCTCACCCAGGGCATGGTGCTGAATAAAATTTTCTTCCGCAAGAATGCAAGCGGCCGCATTACTTATTACAATCCGGCCGATGTGGAAATCATCATGGACGACAAATGCCGGCGGGCGGGCGCCAAGCTTATGGCGGATGGCGAGGCGGTGGAATCGGGCGGCATCGGCACTATGTCGAAATCGAAGAACAACGGCGTTGATCCGCAAGCGCTGATTAAAGAATACGGCGCCGACACGGCGCGGCTGTTCATGATGTTCGCTTCGCCACCCGAGCAGACGCTGGAGTGGTCAGACAGTGGCGTCGAAGGCGCGTCGCGCTTTCTCAAGCGACTGTGGACGTTCGCGCACCATTGGGAACCAGTAATCTTCGGGGAATCGAAGCGGAGGAGTGGCGATTTCACCCGCTATGAATATCCGACCAATATCGCCAACACCAATCCAACACTTGCCGCGCTTCGCAGAGAGATTCACGCGGCGCTGAAACAGGCCAGCTTCGACATGGAGCGCAAACAATTCAACACGGTTTCGTCCGCAGCAATGAAGATGCTTAACTCACTCCAAGAAGGCACGTTGGGAGTCGATTCCATCACCGAGGCTGCTGCTGCAGCCGGCGTCTTTCAGCTTGCGCTACACGAGACGATGAGCATACTGCTGCGCGTTCTGAATCCCATCACACCACACATCGCCCACATTTTGTGGCGTGAACTCGGTTATTCAGGGGATATCCTCACAGCACCTTGGCCCACTGTTGACGAGTCGGCATTGATCGAGGACGAGATTGAACTCGTGCTACAGGTTAACGGAAAGCTGCGCGGCAACATGCGTGTGCCCCGCGATTCCGCGCGCGACGCCATCGAGCAACTGGCGGTATCCCACCCCAGTGTGCAAAAATACGTGGTCGGTCAACCCATCAAAAAAGTGGTGGTCGTACCGGGACGGCTGGTCAACGTGGTAGTTTAG
- a CDS encoding TMEM165/GDT1 family protein, with amino-acid sequence MQAFLTSTALVAAAEIGDKTQLLSFVLAARLRRPYPIIAGILAATLFNHTLAGSVGVWLAHVIPHQTLNWMVAAAFIAFGLWTLHPDSLEKDPRIHRAGVFVTTFIAFFFAEMGDKTQLATVALAARFDALAEVVLGTTLGMLLADVPAVFIGEKLAKYIPMRLVRYAAATLFIALGLFTLMRPLEFGA; translated from the coding sequence GTGCAGGCTTTTCTCACCTCGACCGCGTTGGTTGCGGCAGCCGAAATCGGCGACAAGACTCAACTCCTGTCTTTCGTGCTGGCAGCAAGACTGCGCCGTCCTTACCCCATCATCGCCGGGATACTGGCCGCGACGCTGTTCAATCACACGCTCGCCGGCTCGGTCGGCGTTTGGCTGGCTCACGTTATTCCGCATCAAACGCTCAACTGGATGGTCGCCGCAGCATTCATCGCTTTCGGCTTATGGACGCTGCATCCTGATTCGCTGGAAAAAGATCCGCGCATCCACCGGGCGGGGGTATTTGTCACCACCTTCATCGCTTTCTTTTTCGCCGAGATGGGCGATAAAACCCAGCTTGCCACGGTTGCGCTGGCGGCGCGCTTCGACGCCCTTGCCGAAGTCGTGCTCGGCACCACGCTGGGCATGCTGCTCGCCGACGTGCCGGCGGTTTTTATCGGTGAAAAGCTGGCAAAATATATTCCCATGCGGCTCGTGCGTTATGCGGCCGCTACGCTTTTCATCGCTTTGGGCCTTTTTACCTTGATGCGGCCGCTTGAGTTCGGGGCCTAG
- the holA gene encoding DNA polymerase III subunit delta, with product MRIEAEQFKQHLQRGLKSLYTVHGDEPLLALEAADQIRSAAKQAGFAEREIFTAEPGCDWQRLAISSQSLSLFAAKKLVELRIPSGKPGVEGAQAIESFCSAAGPDLMGLVLLPKLDGQTKNSKWFEALQQHGEVVNASAVERGRLPQWIAGRLAAQAQSADSDTLQFIADRVEGNLLAAHQEVQKLGLLYPTGPLSFEQVKVAVLEVARYDVFKLGEAMLAADAVRFARILEGLRGEGTAPPLILWALAEETRALLKIVMGLEQGRPLPQLLREARVWGARQEGVQHAVKHLRKKMLEEALLHAARLDRMIKGLASGNVWDEFMQLGLRFCSGPAGVKIH from the coding sequence ATGCGCATCGAAGCGGAACAGTTCAAACAGCATTTACAACGGGGTCTGAAATCCCTCTACACGGTGCATGGCGACGAACCGCTGTTGGCTCTTGAAGCCGCGGACCAAATACGCAGCGCGGCAAAACAGGCGGGCTTCGCCGAACGGGAAATCTTCACCGCCGAGCCGGGGTGCGATTGGCAGCGGCTCGCCATAAGCAGCCAAAGCCTTTCGCTCTTCGCCGCCAAAAAGCTCGTTGAACTGCGCATCCCTTCAGGCAAGCCGGGAGTTGAAGGCGCGCAGGCAATCGAAAGCTTCTGTTCTGCCGCTGGCCCCGACCTGATGGGGCTGGTGCTGCTACCTAAGCTCGACGGGCAAACAAAAAACTCGAAATGGTTTGAGGCGTTGCAGCAGCATGGCGAAGTGGTGAACGCCAGCGCCGTGGAACGCGGGCGGCTGCCGCAATGGATAGCAGGACGCCTCGCTGCGCAAGCACAGAGCGCCGATTCCGATACGCTGCAATTCATCGCCGACCGTGTCGAAGGCAATCTGCTCGCCGCGCACCAGGAAGTGCAGAAACTGGGGTTGCTCTACCCCACCGGGCCATTGAGCTTTGAGCAAGTCAAGGTGGCGGTGCTGGAAGTCGCGCGCTACGATGTGTTCAAGCTGGGCGAGGCGATGCTCGCCGCGGATGCCGTGCGCTTCGCGCGCATTCTCGAGGGTCTGCGCGGTGAAGGCACCGCGCCGCCTCTGATACTCTGGGCGCTGGCGGAAGAAACCCGCGCGCTGCTTAAAATCGTGATGGGCCTCGAGCAAGGCAGGCCGCTGCCGCAATTGCTGCGCGAAGCGCGGGTGTGGGGGGCGCGCCAGGAAGGAGTGCAGCACGCGGTGAAACACCTGCGCAAAAAAATGCTGGAAGAAGCGCTTTTGCACGCGGCGCGGCTGGACCGCATGATCAAGGGACTGGCTTCCGGCAATGTGTGGGACGAGTTTATGCAATTGGGCTTGCGTTTCTGTTCCGGCCCGGCCGGGGTTAAAATACACTGA
- the lptE gene encoding LPS assembly lipoprotein LptE, with product MRFVLAIATSFLVAACGFHLRGQTTLPFESLYVNASGGSAFATQLKRAVLAGTNARLSDSSKDAQAIFDLVSEIQEKQILSLSGAGTVREFELRYRVAFRVHDNQGHDWIPQTEIILKRDVTFNDSQVLAKESEEALLYKDMQSDAVQQVMRRLSAAKAPS from the coding sequence ATGCGCTTCGTTCTCGCCATCGCAACAAGTTTCCTTGTCGCTGCCTGCGGCTTTCACTTGCGCGGGCAGACCACGCTGCCATTTGAAAGTCTGTATGTGAACGCTTCCGGCGGTTCCGCTTTTGCCACGCAACTGAAGCGCGCGGTGCTGGCTGGCACCAACGCCCGCCTGAGCGACAGCTCCAAGGATGCGCAAGCCATTTTCGATCTGGTGAGCGAAATCCAGGAGAAACAAATCTTGAGCTTGAGCGGCGCCGGCACCGTGCGCGAATTCGAGTTGCGCTATCGCGTGGCTTTCCGCGTGCATGACAACCAAGGCCACGACTGGATACCACAGACTGAAATCATCCTCAAGCGCGACGTCACGTTCAACGACTCGCAAGTGCTGGCCAAGGAATCCGAAGAGGCGCTGCTTTATAAAGACATGCAAAGCGACGCCGTGCAACAGGTCATGCGGCGCTTGAGCGCGGCCAAAGCGCCCTCCTGA
- a CDS encoding glutamate-5-semialdehyde dehydrogenase translates to MDIVDIKAYMHGMGREARAASRLMAKADTRTKNKTLTVMAQAIRRDSSNLLAANARDMEKARAQKFDDALLDRLALSARIVDNMAEGLMQIVQLPDPVGEITGLNYRPTGIQVGKMRVPLGVVGIIYEARPNVTADAAGLCLKAGNAAILRGGSEAIHSNQAIAALVREGLRAVGLPETAVQVIETTDRAAVGELLSMNQYVDIIVPRGGKSLVERVMRESRIPMIKHLDGVCHVYIDDKADIEKAVRIADNAKTQRYGTCNTMETLLVAEGIASQVLPQLCKIYLAKGVELRGDEKSRALVPQIKAATEEDWYTEYLAPILSVRVVKDVEQAIQHIATYGSQHTDAIVTEDYGRAMRFLREVDSSSVMVNASTRFADGFEYGLGAEIGISTDKIHARGPVGLEGLTSQKFIVLGDGQIRQ, encoded by the coding sequence ATGGATATCGTTGACATCAAAGCCTACATGCACGGCATGGGGCGCGAAGCGCGCGCCGCCTCCCGCCTCATGGCCAAAGCCGACACCCGCACCAAGAACAAGACGTTGACCGTGATGGCGCAGGCGATCCGCCGCGATAGCAGCAACCTGCTCGCCGCCAATGCCAGGGACATGGAAAAAGCGCGCGCTCAGAAGTTTGATGACGCGCTGCTCGACCGCCTCGCGCTTTCGGCCAGAATCGTGGACAACATGGCCGAAGGGCTGATGCAAATCGTGCAGCTGCCCGATCCGGTGGGCGAAATCACCGGCCTCAATTACCGTCCTACTGGAATTCAGGTAGGGAAAATGCGCGTACCGCTGGGGGTGGTGGGCATTATTTACGAAGCGCGCCCCAACGTCACCGCCGACGCCGCCGGGCTGTGCCTGAAAGCCGGCAATGCCGCGATTCTACGCGGCGGCTCGGAAGCGATTCACTCCAATCAGGCCATCGCCGCGCTGGTGCGCGAAGGCCTGCGCGCCGTGGGGCTGCCGGAAACCGCGGTGCAGGTGATCGAGACCACTGACCGTGCCGCGGTGGGCGAGCTGCTGTCGATGAACCAGTACGTCGACATCATCGTGCCGCGTGGCGGCAAGAGCCTGGTTGAGCGCGTGATGCGCGAATCGCGCATTCCCATGATCAAGCACCTGGACGGCGTCTGCCATGTCTACATCGACGACAAGGCGGACATCGAAAAAGCGGTACGCATCGCCGACAACGCCAAGACCCAGCGCTACGGCACCTGCAACACCATGGAGACGCTGCTGGTCGCGGAAGGCATTGCTTCACAAGTGCTGCCGCAGCTTTGCAAGATTTATCTAGCCAAAGGCGTGGAGCTCAGAGGCGACGAGAAATCACGGGCGCTGGTGCCGCAAATCAAGGCCGCCACCGAAGAAGACTGGTACACCGAATACCTCGCGCCGATTTTGAGCGTGCGCGTGGTCAAAGACGTGGAGCAGGCTATTCAGCACATCGCCACCTACGGCTCGCAGCACACCGACGCCATCGTGACTGAAGATTACGGCCGCGCCATGCGTTTCCTGCGCGAAGTGGATTCCAGCTCGGTGATGGTGAACGCCTCGACGCGCTTTGCCGACGGCTTCGAATACGGCCTGGGCGCGGAAATCGGCATTTCCACCGACAAAATCCACGCACGTGGCCCAGTGGGGCTGGAAGGGCTCACTTCGCAGAAGTTCATCGTGCTCGGCGACGGGCAAATAAGGCAGTGA
- a CDS encoding methyltransferase yields MLDTLTVFKTELIMRLKSLLLFSILLAFLAFPAFAANQTEALLDQVIDGAHRDPKNKARDIYRHPKETLLFFGLKPNMIVVEIWPGGGWYTEILAPVLRDKGRLYAASFAVNAKNTPEFRVEIERDYLKKLSQHPEIYNRIIRTQLQAPEYVNIGPHGKADMVLTFRNVHNWAKDGNAEATFKAFYDVLKPGGILGVIDHRAKPGTPLQDMIRSGYLTEELVIGLAKGAGFKLAAKSEINANPKDTKDHPKGVWTLPPMLRLGDQDREKYLAIGESDRMTLKFVKPK; encoded by the coding sequence ATGCTCGACACATTAACGGTTTTCAAAACGGAACTCATTATGCGGCTTAAATCGCTATTATTGTTTTCGATTCTGCTTGCCTTCCTTGCATTTCCCGCATTTGCGGCAAACCAGACCGAGGCACTCCTTGATCAAGTCATCGACGGGGCCCACCGCGATCCAAAAAATAAAGCGCGCGACATTTACCGCCACCCCAAGGAAACCCTGCTGTTTTTCGGATTGAAGCCCAACATGATAGTGGTGGAAATCTGGCCGGGCGGCGGCTGGTACACCGAAATCCTGGCGCCGGTTTTGCGCGACAAAGGCAGGCTTTATGCCGCGAGCTTTGCCGTGAACGCCAAAAACACACCGGAGTTCCGCGTCGAAATCGAGCGGGATTATTTGAAAAAACTTTCGCAGCATCCCGAAATCTACAACCGCATCATCCGCACCCAATTGCAGGCGCCGGAATACGTCAACATCGGGCCACACGGCAAAGCCGACATGGTGCTAACTTTCCGCAACGTGCATAACTGGGCGAAAGACGGCAACGCCGAAGCCACCTTCAAGGCGTTTTACGATGTATTGAAACCCGGCGGCATCCTCGGCGTCATCGATCACCGCGCCAAGCCCGGCACCCCCTTACAGGATATGATTCGCAGTGGTTATTTGACTGAAGAACTGGTGATTGGCCTGGCGAAAGGCGCAGGCTTCAAGCTGGCGGCGAAATCGGAAATCAACGCCAACCCCAAGGACACCAAGGACCATCCCAAGGGCGTGTGGACCTTGCCGCCGATGCTGCGCCTCGGCGATCAGGACCGGGAAAAATACCTGGCGATCGGCGAGAGCGACCGCATGACCCTCAAGTTCGTGAAACCAAAGTAA
- the lpdA gene encoding dihydrolipoyl dehydrogenase has product MHKLIEVKVPDIGDFKNVPVIEVLVKPGDRIAKEDPLITLESDKSTMDVPSPEAGTVKEIKVKVGDKVSEGSLILTLDTAASATAESPESYQAAPAVTAAKPAADIQAEVVVLGAGPGGYTAAFRAADLGKQVILIERYPDLGGVCLNVGCIPSKALLHVAKVMSEAVEMQHYGVTFGQPKIETEKLRSWKNSVIGKLTKGLAGLARQRKIQVLQGVAQFASPNTLHVETKDGAKTVSFDYCIIAAGSQAAKIPGFPDDPRLMDSTSALEIAEIPKRLLVIGGGIIGLELACVYDALGSKITVVELLDGLMPGTDRDLVKPLQKRIEKRYEGIYLKTKVTRIEPQKDGLKVYFEGDNAPRPQVFDRVLVAVGRRPNGQAVAAENAGVQVTDRGYIGTDQQMRTNMPHIFAIGDIAGEPMLAHKATHEGKVAAEVIAGEKSAFDARTIPSVAYTDPEVAWMGLTEAQAKEQGVEFEKAAFPWAASGRALAQGRDEGMTKLIFDKNTQRLLGAGMVGPNAGELIAETVLALEMGADAQDIGLTIHPHPTLSETVFFSAEMAEGTITDLYIPKK; this is encoded by the coding sequence ATGCACAAACTCATTGAAGTCAAAGTCCCTGATATCGGCGATTTCAAAAACGTGCCGGTGATCGAAGTCCTGGTGAAACCCGGAGACCGTATCGCCAAGGAAGATCCGCTGATTACGCTGGAATCCGACAAGTCAACAATGGATGTGCCTTCTCCGGAAGCGGGAACGGTAAAAGAAATCAAGGTCAAAGTCGGCGATAAGGTGTCGGAAGGTTCACTGATTCTCACGCTGGACACTGCGGCTTCAGCAACCGCCGAATCGCCCGAATCATATCAAGCCGCGCCCGCTGTTACAGCTGCCAAACCCGCTGCAGATATTCAGGCTGAAGTCGTGGTGCTGGGTGCGGGGCCGGGCGGCTACACCGCGGCGTTCCGCGCCGCCGACCTCGGCAAGCAGGTAATTTTGATCGAGCGCTACCCGGATCTGGGCGGCGTGTGCCTCAACGTCGGTTGCATACCCTCGAAAGCGCTGCTGCATGTCGCCAAAGTCATGTCTGAGGCCGTGGAAATGCAGCATTACGGCGTGACTTTCGGGCAACCCAAAATCGAAACCGAAAAGCTGCGCTCGTGGAAAAACAGCGTGATCGGCAAACTCACCAAGGGTCTTGCCGGTCTCGCCAGGCAGCGCAAGATACAGGTGCTGCAGGGTGTCGCCCAATTCGCTTCGCCCAATACCCTGCACGTGGAAACCAAAGACGGCGCGAAAACCGTGTCTTTCGATTACTGCATCATCGCCGCCGGCTCGCAGGCGGCGAAAATTCCCGGCTTTCCCGACGACCCGCGCCTCATGGATTCGACCAGCGCGCTGGAAATCGCCGAGATTCCCAAAAGACTTTTGGTCATCGGCGGCGGCATCATCGGGCTGGAATTGGCGTGCGTGTACGATGCGCTGGGTTCGAAAATCACCGTGGTGGAATTGCTGGATGGCCTGATGCCGGGCACGGATCGTGATCTGGTGAAGCCCCTGCAAAAGCGCATTGAAAAGCGTTACGAAGGCATTTACCTTAAAACCAAAGTAACCAGAATCGAGCCGCAAAAAGACGGGCTGAAAGTTTATTTCGAGGGCGACAACGCGCCGCGGCCGCAAGTTTTCGACCGCGTGCTGGTCGCGGTGGGCAGGCGCCCCAATGGCCAGGCCGTCGCCGCCGAAAATGCCGGCGTTCAGGTCACCGACAGAGGTTATATCGGTACGGACCAGCAGATGCGCACCAACATGCCGCACATTTTCGCCATCGGCGATATCGCCGGCGAGCCGATGCTGGCGCATAAGGCAACGCATGAAGGCAAAGTCGCCGCAGAGGTGATTGCCGGGGAAAAGAGCGCGTTTGACGCGCGCACCATCCCCTCGGTCGCCTACACCGATCCCGAAGTAGCGTGGATGGGGCTGACCGAGGCGCAGGCAAAAGAACAGGGCGTCGAGTTCGAAAAAGCCGCCTTCCCCTGGGCGGCGAGCGGGCGGGCGCTAGCACAGGGACGCGACGAAGGCATGACCAAGCTCATTTTCGACAAGAATACCCAGCGGCTTCTTGGCGCGGGCATGGTAGGACCAAACGCCGGTGAATTGATTGCCGAAACCGTGCTGGCATTGGAAATGGGCGCGGACGCGCAGGACATCGGGCTCACCATCCACCCGCATCCCACGCTGTCGGAGACCGTGTTCTTCTCCGCCGAAATGGCGGAAGGCACGATCACCGACTTGTATATTCCCAAGAAGTAA
- a CDS encoding phosphoribulokinase, with translation MSRQHPVVAVTGSSGAGTSSVTLSFDHIFRREKINAVVVEGDSFHRYDREGMKREIAKGEKNGQRPISHFGPEANLFEELEGLFRQYGETGTGKTRRYLHNEEEAALYQRKPGTFTPWEPIAEDSDLLFYEGLHGGAVTPTANVAKYADLLIGVVPIVNLEWVQKIHRDMQDRGYSIEAVTQTILRRMHDYVHYIVPQFSRTHINFQRVPTVDTSNPFIARDIPTADESFVVIRFRNPKGIDFPYLLTMIHDSFMSRPNCIVVPGGKMGLAMQLVLTPLILDLMEKKKRS, from the coding sequence ATGTCACGCCAGCATCCGGTTGTAGCGGTCACCGGCTCGTCGGGAGCGGGCACCAGCTCGGTCACCCTCAGCTTCGACCACATCTTCCGCCGCGAAAAAATCAATGCGGTGGTCGTGGAAGGCGACAGTTTTCACCGCTATGACCGCGAGGGGATGAAGCGGGAAATCGCCAAGGGCGAGAAAAACGGTCAACGTCCCATCAGCCATTTCGGCCCGGAAGCGAATCTGTTCGAGGAGCTCGAAGGCCTGTTCCGTCAGTACGGCGAGACCGGCACCGGGAAAACCCGCCGCTACCTGCACAACGAAGAGGAAGCCGCGCTGTACCAGCGAAAGCCCGGCACCTTCACCCCATGGGAGCCGATTGCGGAAGACAGCGACTTGCTGTTTTACGAAGGGCTGCACGGCGGTGCGGTGACGCCGACCGCGAACGTGGCGAAATACGCCGATTTGCTGATCGGCGTGGTGCCCATCGTCAACCTGGAGTGGGTACAGAAAATCCACCGCGACATGCAGGATCGAGGTTATTCCATCGAGGCGGTGACCCAGACCATCCTGCGGCGCATGCATGATTACGTGCATTACATCGTGCCGCAGTTTTCGCGCACCCACATCAATTTCCAGCGCGTGCCGACGGTGGACACCTCCAATCCGTTCATCGCGCGCGACATCCCGACCGCGGACGAAAGCTTCGTGGTGATCCGCTTCCGCAACCCCAAGGGGATTGATTTTCCCTATCTGCTGACGATGATCCACGACTCTTTCATGTCACGGCCCAATTGCATCGTCGTGCCCGGCGGCAAAATGGGTCTGGCGATGCAGCTGGTCCTCACGCCGCTCATTCTTGACTTGATGGAAAAGAAAAAGCGCAGCTGA